In a genomic window of Streptomyces koelreuteriae:
- a CDS encoding aldose epimerase family protein: MELNRRTVIAGAAAAGMAATTLGGTAHATGGRKPVKTLFGKLADGTKIYSWALENGGTRLKVLSYGGIVQSLEIPDRRGRYANVSAGFDNVEDYVAKSPYFGALIGRYGNRIGKGKFTLDGKDYQLSVNDGEQSLHGGAKGFDKRVWDIEPFTKGSDVGLHLYYTSVDGEMGYPGTLKTKVTYTLTRHGDWRVDYEATTDKATVVNLTSHVYWNLAGEGSGTIEDHELQIAASRYTPTDAGLIPTGELAKVAGTPFDFGRAKPIGRDIRVAHPQLVTAKGFDHNWVLDKGRTARPEHVATLRDPASGRTLRIATNEPGLQFYSGNFLDGTLTGPSGRTYRQGDALCLETQHFPDSPNKPKFPSTVLRPGQTYRTTTIHSFDC; the protein is encoded by the coding sequence ATGGAACTGAACAGACGCACGGTCATCGCCGGAGCAGCGGCGGCGGGCATGGCCGCCACCACCCTCGGCGGCACGGCGCACGCCACGGGAGGCAGGAAGCCGGTGAAGACGCTCTTCGGCAAGCTCGCCGACGGCACCAAGATCTACAGCTGGGCCCTGGAGAACGGCGGCACCCGCCTGAAGGTCCTCTCCTACGGCGGCATCGTCCAGTCCCTGGAGATCCCCGACCGCCGCGGCCGCTACGCCAACGTCTCCGCGGGCTTCGACAACGTCGAGGACTACGTCGCCAAGAGCCCCTACTTCGGCGCCCTGATCGGCCGCTACGGCAACCGCATCGGCAAGGGCAAGTTCACCCTCGACGGCAAGGACTACCAGCTCTCCGTCAACGACGGCGAGCAGAGCCTGCACGGCGGGGCCAAGGGCTTCGACAAGCGCGTATGGGACATCGAGCCGTTCACCAAGGGCTCCGACGTCGGTCTGCACCTGTACTACACGAGCGTCGACGGCGAGATGGGCTACCCCGGCACGCTCAAGACGAAGGTGACGTACACGCTCACCCGGCACGGCGACTGGCGCGTCGACTACGAGGCCACCACCGACAAGGCCACCGTCGTCAACCTCACCAGCCACGTCTACTGGAACCTCGCCGGCGAGGGCAGCGGCACGATCGAGGACCACGAGCTCCAGATCGCCGCCTCCCGCTACACGCCCACCGACGCGGGCCTGATCCCCACGGGCGAGCTGGCCAAGGTCGCGGGCACGCCCTTCGACTTCGGCCGTGCCAAGCCGATCGGCCGGGACATACGTGTCGCGCACCCCCAGCTGGTGACCGCCAAGGGCTTCGACCACAACTGGGTCCTCGACAAGGGCCGCACCGCCCGGCCCGAGCATGTCGCGACCCTGCGCGACCCGGCCTCCGGCCGCACCCTGAGGATCGCCACGAACGAGCCGGGCCTGCAGTTCTACTCCGGCAACTTCCTCGACGGCACGCTGACCGGCCCGTCCGGCCGCACCTACCGGCAGGGCGACGCGCTCTGCCTGGAGACGCAGCACTTCCCGGACTCGCCGAACAAGCCGAAGTTCCCCTCCACGGTGCTGCGGCCCGGGCAGACGTACCGGACGACGACGATCCACTCGTTCGACTGCTGA